A window of Eriocheir sinensis breed Jianghai 21 chromosome 39, ASM2467909v1, whole genome shotgun sequence contains these coding sequences:
- the LOC127008957 gene encoding sodium-dependent nutrient amino acid transporter 1-like, with the protein MKETLYISEKPPQEVQNGNIGYVNQSYVAHETDFNYQVKGSVFIVTSALPVPPPVENKEGDGAGDEEKEEGGDRQEWSRPIEFLLSCISMSVGLGNIWRFPTTAFENGGGAFLIPYLIVLIFIGRPLYFLELAIGQFSSCTCVKVWRMVPAVKGIGYGQMVASWSVVTYYCALMAITVFYFVMSFSKVLPWSVCDEAWADENCVDASGTNVTYSNNSQSSSEQYYYNYVLHLKEDISDGIGAPDWRLTLCLLFSWVVIFFTLAWGVKSSGKVAYFTALFPYVVLVTLLIRGATLPGATDGMLYFVRFDAPKLLDPNVWYAAVTQSFFSLSVGFGAIINFGSYNGFSHNVYKDAWIISLTDTCTSLLAGFTIFAILGNLAYELETNIEDVVRGGGGLAFVSYPDAISKFTWAPQLFAVLFFMMMFTLGVGSAAGLTGCTIGIISDQFPSVRKIYVTFAVSVVGFLCGLVYITPGGQWILDLVDFFGGGFIIFVLIIIEIASVSYIYGFPKIFRDLRFMLDFNLDVFTKACWVVITPVALLGIFIYSMAVFRLPTFDNMPYPDIAYTCGWILTAVAIVVLPISFLHVFYNTEAESFSARLRKTFLPKKSWGPKRRKDRLKWETQCRT; encoded by the exons ATGAAGGAGACGCTCTATATCTCCGAGAAGCCTCCCcag gAGGTTCAGAATGGAAACATCGGCTACGTTAACCAGAGCTACGTCGCCCACGAGACTGACTTCAACTATCAGGTGAAG GGATCAGTGTTCATCGTTACTTCCGCCCTCCCAGTCCCGCCACCCGtagagaataaggaaggggaTGGCGCgggagacgaggagaaggaagaggggggggatcGGCAGGAGTGGTCCCGTCCCATCGAGTTCCTCCTCTCCTGCATCTCCATGTCCGTCGGGCTGGGTAACATCTGGAGGTTCCCGACCACGGCCTTCGAGAACGGTGGCGGTGCCTTCCTCATCCCCTACCTCATCGTGCTCATATTTATCGGCAGG CCGCTGTACTTCCTGGAGCTTGCCATCGGACAGTTCTCCTCCTGTACCTGCGTCAAGGTGTGGCGGATGGTGCCGGCCGTCAAGG GTATCGGATATGGGCAGATGGTCGCTTCCTGGTCCGTGGTGACGTACTACTGTGCCCTGATGGCGATAACGGTGTTCTACTTCGTCATGTCCTTCAGTAAGGTGCTCCCGTGGTCCGTGTGTGACGAGGCCTGGGCGGACGAGAACTGCGTCGACGCCTCCGGCACCAACGTGACCTACAGCAACAACTCGCAGTCGTCCTCGGAGCAGTACTACTA CAATTACGTGTTGCATCTGAAAGAGGACATCAGCGACGGCATCGGAGCCCCGGACTGGCGCCTCACGCTGTGTCTGCTCTTCTCGTGGGTGGTGATCTTCTTCACGCTGGCCTGGGGCGTCAAATCTTCGGGCAAG GTGGCGTACTTCACGGCGCTGTTCCCCTACGTGGTGCTGGTGACGCTGCTGATCCGCGGTGCGACGCTGCCGGGAGCCACAGACGGAATGCTGTATTTCGTTCGATTCGATGCCCCGAAGCTCCTCGATCCTAAT GTGTGGTACGCCGCCGTCACGCAGTCATTCTTCAGCCTCTCTGTCGGGTTCGGCGCCATCATCAACTTCGGTTCCTACAACGGATTCTCCCACAACGTCTACAa GGACGCGTGGATCATCAGCCTCACGGACACCTGCAcctcgctgctcgccggcttcacCATCTTCGCCATCCTCGGTAACCTCGCCTACGAGCTCGAAACTAACATAGAGGACGTAGTGCGCGGTGGCGGCGGCCTCGCCTTCGTCTCCTACCCTGACGCTATCTCTAAATTCACCTGGGCCCCACAG CTTTTCGCGGTCCTGTTCTTCATGATGATGTTCACGCTGGGCGTCGGCTCGGCGGCGGGCCTGACGGGCTGCACCATCGGCATCATCTCGGATCAGTTCCCGTCAGTCAGGAAGATCTATGTCACCTTCGCCGTCTCCGTCGTCGGCTTTCTGTGCGGCCTCGTCTACATCACGCCC GGCGGCCAGTGGATCCTGGATTTGGTGGACTTTTTCGGAGGTGGTTTCATCATCTTCGTGCTGATCATCATTGAGATCGCGTCCGTCAGTTATATCTACG GATTCCCAAAAATCTTCCGCGACCTTCGCTTCATGCTGGACTTCAACCTGGACGTGTTCACCAAGGCGTGCTGGGTGGTCATCACTCCCGTGGCGCTGCTCGGCATCTTCATCTACAGCATGGCGGTCTTCCGGCTGCCGACCTTCGACAACATGCCTTACCCGGATATCGCCTACA ccTGCGGATGGATCCTGACCGCCGTGGCCATCGTCGTGCTGCCCATCAGCTTCCTGCACGTCTTCTACAACACAGAGGCGGAATCTTTCTCCGCG AGGCTGCGGAAAACGTTCCTGCCCAAGAAGAGTTGGGGACCCAAGAGGCGGAAGGACAGACTCAAATGGGAGACCCAGTGTAggacgtag
- the LOC127008954 gene encoding 39S ribosomal protein L38, mitochondrial-like: MWSAGRPLALLGKARTPSLQATRTKWWRKIIHNVYPSMQERLAEMDQTRSDPELHAPVNIGLSKGSPPRLEQIKSRLDCIAEIRKNKMIEKEARKGELKIDLDKVQAEWEGGAGPHHHRVLAQHYGIFTHLFGNAYFVPRVSLNIAYDYDENSVSPVYRGNTIKPKEASSAPNVQYHSEPNTLWTLILTNPDGNLMDNDLECLHWFVGNIKESDISTGEVMCDYLQPFPPRGTGYHRMVFVLYKQHGRIDFSKYKREQPCLSLSERNFSTLDMYRELQDVLTPAGLSWFQSDWDSSLTDLFHNTLNMREPVYEYDFPKPYLAPQKLFPHRRQFNTYMDRHRDPKQVSKEILLERLKKLHPFGPEAPPLPFPAAQPIHPDLTSWERRDVKRRRIGLGKYQDLFRGSNRPA, encoded by the exons ATGTGGAGCGCCGGCCGTCCCCTCGCGCTGCTGGGGAAGGCGCGGACGCCCTCCCTGCAGGCGACGCGGACGAAGTGGTGGAGAAAGATCATCCACAATGTATACCCGTCCATGCAGGAGAGgctggcag AGATGGACCAGACAAGGAGTGACCCTGAATTGCATGCCCCAGTCAACATTGGGTTGTCGAAAGGAAGCCCACCGCGACTTGAGCAGATTAAAAGTCGACTGGATTGCATAGCGGAAATCAGGAAAAACAAAATGATAGAGAAAGAAGCACGGAAGGGAGAAT tGAAAATTGATCTTGACAAAGTCCAGGCAGAATGGGAAGGTGGTGCTGGGCCTCATCACCACCGAGTGTTGGCTCAGCACTATGGCATCTTCACACATCTCTTTGGCAACGCCTACTTTGTCCCTCGCGTTAGCCTCAACATCGCCTATGATTATGACGAAAACTCAGTTTCACCAGTGTACAGAGGAAATACCATCAAGCCAAAAGAG GCCTCCAGTGCACCCAACGTCCAGTACCACAGCGAGCCCAACACTCTCTGGACGCTGATCCTCACTAACCCAGATGGAAACTTGATGGACAATGACCTTGAGTGTCTCCATTGGTTTGT AGGAAACATTAAGGAGAGTGACATCAGCACCGGTGAGGTGATGTGTGACTACCTGCAGCCCTTCCCCCCTCGGGGCACAGGTTACCACCGCATGGTGTTTGTCCTGTATAAACAGCATGGCCGCATTGATTTCTCAAAGTACAAGAGAGAACAACCGTG TTTGTCCCTGAGCGAGCGTAACTTCTCCACTCTGGACATGTATCGGGAGCTGCAGGACGTCCTCACCCCAGCTGGCCTCTCCTGGTTTCAGTCTGACTGGGACTCCTCACTCACTGATTTATTCCACAATACACTGA ATATGCGGGAACCAGTCTATGAATATGACTTCCCTAAACCATACCTTGCTCCTCAGAAGCTCTTCCCACACAGGAGGCAGTTCAACAC GTACATGGACAGGCATCGAGACCCAAAGCAGGTCAGCAAGGAGATTCTGCTGGAGCGACTGAAGAAGCTACATCCTTTCGGCCCCGAGGCTCCACCTCTGCCCTTCCCTGCTGCTCAGCCCATCCACCCTGACCTTACCTCCTGGGAGCGCCGTGACGTCAAGAGAAGACGAATTGGATTAGGAAAATATCAAGATCTTTTCAGGGGTTCCAACAGGCCTGCCTAA